In one window of Skermanella rosea DNA:
- a CDS encoding LysR family transcriptional regulator → MDLLTLLRIFTRAAELHGFTAAARDLGLTQPTVSKSVAALEERLGTRLFQRSTQQLSLTEDGRLALEQARNLLDDAAAFEEAFGHRRRAPTGVVRLGTPVAFGRLHVVPRLAALMDLHPALEIDLVMGDGAADLVEAGLDVAIRIADLDEPTLIARRIGVTRRVTVASRDYFERRGRPTQPQDLIGHNCIVYTYLATGDEWLFDGPAGRTAVRVRGNVKANNSEAVREAVLAGIGIAVCPVWLFGDEIGTGRVEIALPDFAPKSLPIHAVWPSRRFTSPKVRAVVDFLAAGFRADPLLSDAVLTPIRISDI, encoded by the coding sequence ATGGATCTGCTGACTCTGCTCCGAATCTTCACCCGCGCCGCCGAGCTGCACGGCTTCACGGCTGCCGCCCGCGACCTCGGCCTGACCCAGCCGACGGTCAGCAAGTCGGTCGCCGCGCTGGAGGAAAGGCTGGGAACGCGGCTGTTCCAGCGCTCGACCCAGCAACTCTCGCTGACCGAGGACGGCCGCCTCGCGCTGGAACAGGCGCGGAACCTGCTGGACGACGCCGCCGCCTTCGAGGAGGCGTTCGGCCATCGGCGCCGGGCGCCCACCGGCGTGGTCCGGCTGGGCACCCCCGTCGCTTTCGGCCGCCTGCACGTCGTTCCGCGCCTCGCGGCGCTGATGGATCTCCATCCGGCGCTGGAGATCGACCTGGTGATGGGCGACGGTGCCGCCGACCTGGTGGAAGCCGGGCTCGACGTCGCGATCAGGATCGCCGATCTGGACGAGCCCACTCTGATCGCGAGGAGGATCGGAGTCACCCGGCGCGTCACGGTCGCCTCGCGCGATTATTTCGAGCGCCGGGGCAGGCCGACCCAACCCCAGGATCTCATTGGGCACAACTGCATCGTCTATACTTACCTGGCGACGGGCGACGAATGGCTGTTCGACGGCCCGGCGGGCCGAACGGCGGTGCGGGTGCGCGGCAATGTGAAAGCCAACAATTCCGAGGCGGTTCGGGAAGCGGTGCTTGCCGGCATCGGCATCGCGGTATGCCCGGTCTGGCTGTTCGGCGACGAGATCGGCACCGGCCGCGTCGAGATCGCCCTTCCGGACTTCGCGCCGAAGAGCCTCCCCATCCATGCAGTATGGCCCTCCCGGCGCTTCACGTCCCCCAAGGTTCGGGCGGTGGTCGATTTCCTCGCCGCCGGCTTCCGGGCCGATCCGCTGCTGTCGGACGCTGTCCTCACTCCCATTCGGATATCGGATATCTGA
- a CDS encoding benzoate/H(+) symporter BenE family transporter: MIASFQGDGGAHPARVYVAAISAGVFYPLFGTIATTLVRLFAAWTLHLINL; this comes from the coding sequence TTGATAGCATCTTTCCAGGGTGATGGCGGCGCCCACCCGGCGCGGGTTTACGTCGCCGCGATCAGCGCAGGCGTGTTCTATCCGCTGTTCGGAACCATTGCGACCACCCTCGTCCGACTGTTCGCAGCCTGGACGCTCCATCTGATCAACCTCTGA
- a CDS encoding type II toxin-antitoxin system VapC family toxin, which yields MILLDTNVVSEAMTREPHPRVREWLDAQSAETLFLSSITVAELLFGIGALPAGRRKNALAAALDDVLDVFAARILPFDTPAARRYADLAVKARAAGKGFPTPDGYIASIAAAHGFAVASRDTSAFNAAGLTVIDPWTWIDPDADRE from the coding sequence ATGATCCTGCTGGATACTAACGTCGTCTCGGAAGCGATGACGCGAGAACCGCATCCTCGGGTGCGCGAATGGCTCGATGCACAGTCGGCCGAGACGCTGTTTCTTTCAAGCATCACCGTCGCCGAACTTCTGTTCGGCATTGGTGCATTGCCAGCCGGAAGGCGCAAGAACGCCTTGGCCGCTGCGCTCGACGACGTGTTGGACGTTTTTGCCGCCCGCATCCTGCCATTCGATACCCCGGCAGCGCGGCGCTATGCCGATCTCGCCGTCAAGGCACGCGCGGCTGGGAAGGGCTTCCCAACGCCCGACGGGTACATCGCCTCGATCGCCGCTGCGCATGGTTTCGCCGTGGCATCGCGCGACACGAGCGCGTTCAATGCCGCAGGCCTGACGGTGATCGATCCTTGGACATGGATTGACCCTGACGCAGACCGTGAATGA
- a CDS encoding FitA-like ribbon-helix-helix domain-containing protein: MAAVTIRNLSEEAHRALKVRAAQHNRSAEAEMRAILEAAVRPEGRLLLGTVLREIGQKYDIANADIEAIAQVRDTRPAEPMKFE, from the coding sequence ATGGCCGCTGTCACCATTCGCAACCTCTCCGAGGAGGCACATCGCGCCCTGAAAGTCCGCGCCGCCCAGCACAATCGCAGCGCCGAAGCGGAGATGCGCGCCATCCTCGAGGCCGCCGTGCGTCCCGAGGGCCGCTTGCTGCTGGGCACGGTTTTGCGGGAGATCGGGCAGAAATACGACATCGCCAATGCTGACATCGAAGCCATTGCACAGGTCCGGGATACGCGTCCTGCCGAGCCCATGAAGTTTGAATGA
- a CDS encoding YbcC family protein yields MSIALAITPAIEAEVGTGTGITGPDRAALLAAISTACGRIAPLWPLKHFVAVNPFLGFSGQSFAATCATLRRVARTDMLMPRSFYRQALADGALDDRDLEAALAAMPEGAGRPADLPALKQALARDPLGSRPRAVVATVAEILDMLAAGDRQASRTSFMIDEISKWCAAYFDEGQANWRLPSRHLRPYPAWRASMRHDRNPEAMGIRGFRKAVAGLPDDPVEAIAAVVGNLGIPARAVADYLHRALFDIGGWAAYARYLVWNNELHGRRDDTLVHLLAIRVAWGYALFLERTDPAFTDAWRRAMDEAAVLPQDGRPGDDPDLAVDLILQDAYESGYQRRLLSRLAAGGTRAGRARPPEGRSRLQAAFCIDVRSEVYRRALETACPEAETVGFAGFFGFPIEYVPIGRVTGGAQCPVLLKPAFVVCEAVEQASEEEETEILGLRLLRRRAAKAWKSFKTSAVSSFTYVETAGLLFGAKMLSDGAGLTRTVSDPDTDGLDRSTVGRIGPRLAPRTVGGRQTGFTDGQRVAMAEAVLRAMSLTEGFARLVMLTGHGSTTVNNPHASGLDCGACGGHTGEANARVAAAILNDPGVRAGLKERGIAVPEDTWFLGCLHDTTTDEVTIHDADEVPKSHAEDLERLRGWLARASELARLERSALLGLSPRAPGVHAAVIGRSRDWAQVRPEWGLAGNAAFIAAPRGRTCGIDLGGRAFLHNYDWRKDADFAVLTLIMTAPLVVASWINLQYYGSTVNNRVFGSGNKVLHNVTGTLGVLEGNAGDLKVGLPWQSVHDGTRFIHEPLRLNAFIEAPVQAIDGVIAKHETVRNLVDNAWIHLFAMSESGRVSHRYRGALTWEALD; encoded by the coding sequence ATGAGCATCGCCTTGGCCATCACGCCCGCGATCGAAGCCGAGGTCGGCACCGGGACCGGCATCACGGGCCCCGACCGGGCTGCCCTGCTGGCGGCGATATCCACGGCCTGCGGCAGGATAGCGCCGCTCTGGCCGCTCAAGCACTTCGTCGCGGTCAATCCGTTCCTCGGATTCTCCGGCCAGAGCTTCGCGGCCACCTGCGCCACCCTGCGGCGGGTCGCGCGGACCGACATGCTGATGCCCCGGAGCTTCTATCGGCAGGCGCTGGCGGACGGCGCGCTGGACGACCGGGATCTGGAAGCGGCACTCGCCGCCATGCCGGAAGGCGCCGGCCGGCCGGCCGACCTTCCGGCCCTGAAGCAGGCGCTGGCCCGCGACCCTCTCGGCAGCCGTCCCAGGGCGGTCGTCGCCACCGTCGCCGAGATCCTCGACATGCTGGCCGCCGGTGACCGGCAGGCCTCGCGCACGTCGTTCATGATCGACGAGATCTCCAAATGGTGCGCGGCCTATTTCGACGAGGGACAGGCGAACTGGCGGCTGCCGTCGCGCCATCTGCGCCCCTATCCGGCCTGGCGGGCATCCATGCGCCACGACCGCAACCCGGAGGCGATGGGCATCCGGGGGTTCCGCAAGGCCGTCGCCGGCCTGCCCGACGACCCGGTGGAGGCGATCGCCGCCGTCGTCGGGAATCTCGGGATTCCCGCCCGCGCCGTCGCGGACTACCTGCACCGGGCGCTGTTCGACATCGGCGGCTGGGCTGCCTATGCGCGCTATCTGGTCTGGAACAACGAACTCCATGGACGCCGGGACGATACCCTGGTCCATCTCCTGGCGATCCGGGTCGCCTGGGGCTACGCGCTCTTCCTCGAACGGACCGATCCGGCCTTCACCGATGCCTGGCGGCGCGCGATGGACGAGGCGGCGGTCCTGCCGCAGGACGGGCGGCCCGGCGACGATCCCGACCTCGCCGTCGACCTGATCCTCCAGGATGCCTACGAATCCGGCTACCAGCGCCGTCTGCTGTCCCGGCTCGCGGCGGGCGGCACTCGGGCCGGCCGGGCCCGCCCGCCGGAAGGCCGCAGCAGGCTCCAGGCGGCGTTCTGCATCGACGTTCGCTCCGAAGTCTACCGGCGCGCGCTGGAAACCGCCTGTCCCGAAGCCGAAACCGTCGGCTTCGCCGGCTTCTTCGGCTTTCCCATCGAGTACGTGCCGATCGGCCGCGTCACCGGCGGCGCCCAATGCCCGGTCCTGCTAAAGCCGGCTTTCGTCGTCTGCGAGGCGGTCGAGCAGGCCTCGGAGGAGGAGGAGACGGAGATCCTGGGGCTGCGCCTGCTGCGCCGCCGGGCGGCCAAGGCCTGGAAATCCTTCAAGACCTCCGCGGTGTCGTCCTTCACCTACGTGGAGACGGCGGGCCTGCTGTTCGGCGCCAAGATGCTGAGCGACGGCGCCGGGCTCACCCGGACCGTCAGCGATCCCGACACCGACGGCCTGGACCGCTCCACCGTCGGCCGGATCGGGCCGCGCCTCGCTCCGCGCACCGTCGGGGGGCGACAGACCGGCTTCACCGACGGGCAGCGCGTCGCCATGGCCGAAGCCGTGCTGCGCGCCATGTCGCTGACGGAGGGGTTCGCGCGGCTGGTCATGCTGACCGGGCACGGCAGCACGACCGTCAATAACCCGCATGCCTCCGGGCTGGACTGCGGCGCCTGCGGCGGCCACACCGGCGAGGCGAACGCCCGCGTCGCCGCGGCGATCCTCAACGATCCGGGTGTCCGCGCCGGCCTGAAGGAACGCGGCATCGCGGTGCCGGAGGATACCTGGTTCCTGGGCTGCCTGCACGACACGACGACGGACGAGGTCACCATCCACGACGCCGACGAGGTTCCGAAATCCCACGCGGAAGACCTGGAGCGGCTGCGCGGATGGCTGGCGCGGGCCTCCGAGCTTGCCCGCCTGGAACGGTCGGCCCTGCTCGGGCTTTCCCCGCGGGCGCCCGGTGTCCATGCCGCCGTGATCGGCCGAAGCCGCGACTGGGCGCAGGTGCGTCCGGAATGGGGCCTTGCCGGCAACGCCGCCTTCATCGCGGCGCCGCGCGGACGCACCTGCGGCATCGACCTCGGCGGGCGGGCCTTCCTGCACAATTATGATTGGCGGAAGGACGCGGATTTCGCCGTGCTCACCCTGATCATGACGGCGCCGCTGGTGGTCGCAAGCTGGATCAACCTGCAATATTACGGCTCGACGGTGAACAACAGGGTCTTCGGCAGCGGCAACAAGGTGCTCCACAACGTGACCGGGACCCTGGGCGTCCTGGAGGGGAATGCGGGCGACCTGAAGGTCGGCCTGCCCTGGCAGTCGGTCCATGACGGCACCCGCTTCATCCATGAACCGCTCCGCCTGAACGCCTTCATCGAAGCGCCCGTCCAGGCGATCGACGGGGTGATCGCGAAGCATGAAACGGTCCGCAACCTCGTCGACAACGCCTGGATCCACCTCTTCGCCATGTCGGAGTCGGGCCGGGTCTCCCACCGCTATCGCGGCGCCCTCACGTGGGAGGCGCTGGACTGA
- a CDS encoding SDR family NAD(P)-dependent oxidoreductase codes for MDLAGKRVLVTGGSSGIGLTLARSLGARGARLVLAGRREAPLREAAQSLRAEGVEVETVAGDVADPAARAAFLDAAVRAFGGLDILVNNAGVVRAGRLESMDETEIRAMVEVDLLAPILLTRAALPLLRASGEAMIVNVASAIALVGVPFYAVYAGAKAGIGRFGEALRRELAGEGIHVLTAYPGATDTPMMRSNNAGPELGFSKEPVEAVAEAIVAGMIADALEIVRGGETRAQMLETNRTDPAALDRRFLGLKPALEEAVRGHKAL; via the coding sequence ATGGATCTCGCTGGAAAACGGGTGCTGGTCACGGGTGGATCGAGCGGCATCGGCCTGACTCTCGCCCGGTCGCTGGGCGCGCGGGGAGCCCGGCTCGTGCTGGCGGGGCGGCGCGAAGCCCCGCTTCGGGAGGCGGCCCAGTCGCTCCGGGCCGAGGGGGTCGAGGTGGAGACCGTGGCCGGCGACGTGGCCGACCCGGCGGCGCGCGCGGCCTTCCTCGACGCCGCCGTCAGGGCCTTCGGCGGCCTCGACATCCTGGTCAACAATGCCGGCGTGGTCCGTGCCGGCCGCCTGGAGTCGATGGACGAAACCGAGATCCGCGCCATGGTCGAGGTCGACCTGCTGGCCCCGATCCTGCTGACGCGCGCGGCGCTGCCCCTGCTTCGTGCGTCGGGCGAGGCGATGATCGTGAACGTCGCGTCGGCGATAGCCCTGGTCGGCGTCCCGTTCTACGCGGTCTATGCGGGTGCCAAGGCGGGGATCGGCCGCTTCGGGGAAGCCTTGCGCCGGGAACTGGCGGGCGAGGGCATCCATGTCCTGACGGCCTATCCCGGCGCGACCGACACGCCGATGATGCGGTCGAACAATGCCGGTCCCGAGCTGGGTTTCAGCAAGGAACCCGTCGAGGCGGTCGCCGAGGCGATCGTGGCGGGAATGATCGCCGACGCCCTGGAGATCGTGCGCGGCGGTGAGACCCGGGCGCAGATGCTGGAGACCAACCGCACCGATCCCGCGGCGCTCGACCGGCGGTTCCTCGGCCTCAAGCCCGCCCTGGAGGAGGCGGTGCGCGGCCACAAGGCGCTCTGA
- the guaA gene encoding glutamine-hydrolyzing GMP synthase, with protein sequence MTAPLSNDLTADRVLILDFGSQVTQLIARRVRESGVYCEIHPFSMAPEKVREFDPKAIILSGSPAFISQENSPRPPQEVFEQKVPVLGICYGQHVMCAQLGGEVTGSEHREYGRAYVDVKEPCALFEGMWELGAREQVWMSHGDRVTRLPEGFRAVGQSDGAPFAVIADDDRHFYGVQFHPEVVHTPHGAQLLRNFTHHVAGCRGEWTMAAFREEEIARIRAKVGKGKVICGLSGGVDSSVAAVLLHEAIGDQLTCIFVDTGLMRSGEADQVVTLFRDHYNIPLIHRDASDLFLGKLAGVSDPERKRKIIGATFIDVFDEEAHKIGGAEFLAQGTLYPDVIESVSLSGGGMTIKSHHNVGGLPERMKLKLVEPLRELFKDEVRKLGRELGLPESFIGRHPFPGPGLAIRIPGDITPEKLAILRKADTIYLEEIRNAGLYDAIWQAFAVLLPVRTVGVMGDERTYDYACALRAVTSVDGMTADYYPFDHEFLGRVATRIINEVRGINRVTYDITSKPPGTIEWE encoded by the coding sequence ATGACCGCCCCCCTTTCGAACGACCTGACCGCCGATCGCGTTCTCATCCTGGATTTCGGGTCCCAGGTGACCCAGTTGATCGCCCGTCGGGTGCGCGAGAGCGGCGTCTATTGCGAGATCCATCCGTTCAGCATGGCGCCGGAGAAGGTCAGGGAGTTCGATCCCAAGGCGATCATCCTGTCCGGCAGCCCCGCCTTCATCTCGCAGGAGAACTCGCCGCGTCCGCCGCAGGAGGTCTTCGAGCAGAAGGTGCCGGTGCTGGGCATCTGCTATGGCCAGCACGTGATGTGCGCCCAGCTGGGCGGCGAGGTGACCGGCTCCGAGCACCGCGAATACGGCCGCGCCTATGTGGACGTCAAGGAGCCCTGCGCGCTGTTCGAGGGCATGTGGGAGCTGGGAGCCCGCGAGCAGGTCTGGATGAGCCACGGCGACCGCGTCACCCGGCTGCCGGAAGGCTTCCGCGCGGTGGGGCAGAGCGACGGCGCGCCGTTCGCCGTCATCGCCGACGACGACCGGCATTTCTACGGCGTGCAGTTCCACCCCGAGGTGGTCCATACCCCGCACGGCGCCCAGCTGCTGAGGAACTTCACCCACCATGTCGCCGGATGCCGGGGCGAGTGGACGATGGCCGCCTTCCGCGAGGAGGAGATCGCCCGCATCCGCGCCAAGGTCGGCAAGGGCAAGGTGATCTGCGGCCTGTCCGGCGGCGTCGACAGCTCGGTCGCGGCGGTCCTGCTCCACGAGGCGATCGGCGACCAGCTGACCTGCATCTTCGTGGATACCGGGCTGATGCGGTCCGGCGAGGCGGATCAGGTCGTCACCCTGTTCCGCGACCACTACAACATCCCGCTGATCCACCGCGACGCGTCGGACCTGTTCCTGGGCAAGCTGGCCGGGGTGTCGGACCCCGAGCGGAAGCGCAAGATCATCGGCGCCACCTTCATCGACGTGTTCGACGAGGAGGCCCACAAGATCGGCGGCGCGGAGTTCCTGGCGCAGGGCACGCTGTACCCCGACGTGATCGAGAGCGTGTCGCTGTCCGGCGGCGGCATGACGATCAAGTCGCACCACAATGTCGGCGGCCTGCCCGAGCGTATGAAGCTGAAGCTGGTGGAGCCGCTGCGCGAACTGTTCAAGGACGAGGTCCGGAAGCTGGGACGGGAACTGGGCCTGCCCGAGAGCTTCATCGGCCGGCACCCGTTCCCCGGGCCGGGCCTGGCGATCCGCATCCCCGGCGACATCACGCCGGAGAAGCTGGCTATCCTGCGCAAGGCCGACACGATCTACCTGGAGGAGATCCGCAACGCCGGCCTCTACGACGCGATCTGGCAGGCCTTCGCGGTGCTTCTGCCGGTACGGACAGTCGGCGTGATGGGCGACGAGCGAACCTACGACTATGCCTGCGCGCTCCGGGCGGTGACGTCGGTGGACGGCATGACGGCGGACTACTACCCGTTCGACCACGAGTTCCTGGGCCGCGTCGCGACCCGGATCATCAACGAGGTGCGGGGCATCAACCGCGTCACCTACGACATCACCAGCAAGCCGCCGGGCACGATCGAGTGGGAGTGA